From the genome of Mya arenaria isolate MELC-2E11 chromosome 5, ASM2691426v1:
GAATGGTAAAAGAGCATATTGGCCACGCGGCAAGGTGTTAGGCGGTACAGGCATGATAAATGCCATGCAGTATACCCGTGGAAGTCCATTTGATTATGACGAGTGGGTAGCAGCCGGGTGCACTGGATGGGGCTACAAAGACGTACTTCCATACTTTATGCAATCAGAGGATTTGCAAATTGACAGTTTGAAAAACTCTCCTTATCACAGTACCGGCGGGCCCATCGGTATTTCGGAAGGTTATGTTACAGATCTGAGCGAGAAGTTCATGGAGGCCGGTCAAAGTCTTGGATATGAAATAACCGACTACAACGGCGAAGATCAGCGTGGGTTTAGTACGGTGCAAAAGTTCATAAGAAATGGAGTTCGAAGTAGCACTGGTTTGGATTACGTCGGAAAAGAGAAGAAAAATAATCTCCACGTTTCATTGCACAGTTTTGTCACGAAGATTGATATCCAAGAGAAAGCTGCAAAGGGCGTCtactttattaaaaatggtCGCAAACTCTATGCAAAAGCCAGAAAAGAGATCGTATTATCAGCCGGAGCACTGAGCTCACCCAAAATTCTGATGTTGTCTGGCGTTGGACCAAAGGAACAAATAAAGAGCTTTAATATACCCATTCAAGCAGATTTGCCTGTGGGGCAAAACTTACAAGACCATCAAGTAGTTTTCCTTTTAACTAACATTAACAGACCGCTATCCATTACTCAAAGTGTTGAGGACAGTATATGGAACAAATTAAACTATGCAATTCGGGGTCAGGGTCCCTTTGCAACGCCCGGATTGGACACATCAGCGTTCATACACATCGACAGATCAATGGAAGGTCGCACGCACCCggatatacaaataatattctGGGCAAAACTCCTTCGGGACAATATCGTCAATTACAACGACAAAGTTGCCAAGGAATTTTTCGAACATGACCCGAATCAGCATGGGTTCACAACGGTCATGTGCACGGCTCGACCATTTAGTAAAGGAGTAATTAAACTAAAGAGTGCCGACCCTTTTGATGACCCACTTATAGATTCTCAATACTACACGGACAAACGGGATATAGACGCGATGATAGGAGGAATAAGGGTTTGGGAAAAGCTCATGGAAACCCCGGTGATGACACAATTAGGTGCGAGTGTCAATCGGATGAAACTGTCCATTTGCTCACATCTAGAGTTTCAGTCCGATGCGTATTGGGAATGCTTTATCCGTCATTTGTCAGTTACTGAATATCACCACAGCGGAACATGCAAGATGGGTCCAGCTAAAGATTCACGTTCAGTCGTTGATCCACAGTTAAGGGTTATCGGAATTAAAAATCTTCGGGTGGTCGATGCTTCAGTGTTTCCAAATATAACATCTGGAAATATAAATGCGCCAACAATTATGATAGCAGAGAAGGCTGCTGATTTAATTCGAGGAAAAGACACTGTTTCACACTTAAGACGAAAGTTGTAAATGCCATTGGTCAATGAATTGATTATCTTTCTTTCTTGTGACCCCGTTTAATTCCATGCAATGtcattgatatattatattacGCTTATAATATGAATACGAAATAACGAATTGATCAAAAGAAAAGTGATGATTTCTATGTTCTGTTGGTTTGACGCTTAATTATGTACACGTTTCGCCCATATAAACAGACGAAagaatgtttgaatatttgtttgcagTCGTGTGTCATTTACAATACACTCCTGTTTAAACTTGCAAAAGTAACTAGGTTACATGCATAACTAGTGCAACTACCGATACGAGGCAAATGGTCTATATTTGAGTTAAGGCACTACCACAGATATAAAAgcgaaaagttttttttttcatttattggttaaaatatttacatctgTAACTCGTATTAACAAGTtaagacattaaaataaaatttcatttgaatacattgggaaaatgttatacaatacatgtacattgatttCGATTTTTTTCGAAACCGCCACTTTCATAATTAAAAAGAGAAAATCATTAacgtattaaatatatttaaaaacaaaattatttgcagtaaaatttgaatttgcaaTTTCTAATTAATTAACCAAAATACTCCATTGCAAACACTTTAGATGAAGTAAAGATTGCAAATTtccattttacatttgaaatgcatAATATGTGTATAAGAAATTTATTCATAAACGTATAGAAATGTTCTTCATTTCAGGATTCGTACTACGCGGTTACCTTAAACCATGCCACACATCTGAGTTGAGTTCAAGGGTATATGTTTATCTTTATGTTATGATGATAAAACATGCGGTGTGTAGTATATatagtttgctttcaaggtgaCATTCAGTATATTGTTTGTctgtcattcatttttttttcatgtgtttgGAGTTGGctgtatatgttttaacattcaacatgtattgatagatacataattttgtaaatataaactcattaaaatagcTATCTTTAAATTATCTGTTATCTACTTATACCTGAACAACACATGGTTAGAGTTGAAATATCAAACCTAACAAGTGTTAAGAACGGTTATTATACCATACGAAAGCAAGTTATTggtgacaaatatataataaatacctACTGTTTAAAAACTAGACACGTGTATTCTGACATTATGTTTATCAATGACATAATTTCAATGGATTTAAGATTTAAACGTTAAGAGCAGCTTCATTTCAGATGTAAACATAATAAGAACAGTTGTCCctgacaaatagaaacataaaACTTAAATCAGCTCAGTCAATAAACACTAGGGTTAAAAATTAAAGCATCGCTAACGATAAGCCAATGTTACAATAAGGTCTCACCAAGGTCATCATCATTAAGATTTCatcaataaagaaaaatatcaaatatattgtaattcaTTATTCTGAGCATGGTATTCCATTTAACATTGAGTGATTCAAGGTAATAATGTTAAATAGTTTAAGTATTATAACTGCTTAATAACATCATGGCAACACATTCAAACTTATTCCGCTGGGATATTTGAGTAAGTCTTTTATGTAATCATAAAGTGGAAGACTAAAATCACTTATAGATTTGCCGTATCTTGCTTAATTCTTGTAGATATCAGTTGTATAATGGTGGTAAACACACGAATAACATGGAATCTCTTATAATTGTTCATACAATTGAATGCAAAaagtacaataatattattaacaataGTCTCTGCCAATTAGCCTACTGTGTTACTCACTACGAATTGAAATAATAGCATATTAGTTTTATACTGTATACTGACCTTTATGCTATCCAAACACTACATGTATCAATGTAAATTAACCGCATTCCACtacttaataaatacataacatgTAATCTATTTCCTTAATAAAACGATAACTTTTgcgttttttattattctaaaaatattcaagataaatgtaaaaacagtttaGCAGTTCTTGTTGAAATATATCACAAtgcttatttataataattacattgcttgttttccgatcaattttaacttactattgatatactgttatttttgaaaatatgaactgaataaattatgttaaatctAAAACATCACCCGAGCCCAGGATAAAGAAAATAGTCGTTTAACTTAAAGTTCATATACAAGTTCATGAATAAGTCAGAGGGGGTGAGGGAGCTTCCCAAGAATATCTTTGATTTTTAGTATAGTTTGGTACGTCactagccacaataatgtgcgtttttggaacttttttaacatttggatatttattttgttcactGAAAACAGCAAGTGGTAAATGGACGTGTAGAGTCGCCAAAAATAGAAATCGTCAAATACTCTGAAGCGGCTGGATATATGGACAAGTACGTCACGATCGTAACTTTTTCTTTATCGTATACGTCTTAAGTTCAATTGGACAAATATTACGGGTTCTCCTACTTCTAGGCCATGCTCTGAGACGCGCTTCTCAGCCTTCTGGGTTTATAAATAAGTCACACTGCCTTTTCTAACACGATGGTGGGTCCATTTTAAAGTTTCCAAACAGTTAGTGATATGAGCATATATACAACGTAATGCATATAAAGTTTTTGCGTCCTAAGAGCAATAACTCCCTATGCTCAAGGATCAGCAGAGGTACGACTTTACTTGGTGCAAAATAACCTACCACGTATTACCTCCCTTCAAAGTAATATCCCAGAATTAAAAACCGCGCCAAATGACACGCGGATTTGCTGGGTATGCTGAGAAAAAAAGATACTTGCAAGATGTTTGCAAACATAAAAATGGTTTTGATAGATTTAAGCGGAActattcatattgaaaataaacaaattccGGGTGCAGTTGTAGCTTTGGAACGGTAAAGTTATGTTTAATCagtataaacaattaatataacCAATCGGATTGTATTTCGGATAATTATTTCggacatatttaatttatgtcaattttcccATTTTGCATATTATTATGGCTAGACTTATTTTGCAATGATAACATTTGCACTGCAGTCATgtttcaagtttgttttatgCCCCGAACGTGAGCACATTTAATTCGCATTCGTCCGTCCTGTTCTATGTGTATGGGCCACaggtagccacaataatgcgcgttaagggaacgttttttaacatttggatatttattgtgttccctATAACGCCACAAGTTGGTTTATTTATAccagtgtaaaataaaatattagactacagtgttttttttaggcctgatttGGGGCCGAAATTCGGCCCCATTCCCCTCtccaaaaagtatatatttttcccctATTTTAGTAAAAAATTCCCCTCCCGACGAAGTCAAAATCGTCCACTAAAATAACTTTGCCGATCGTAATTACGGCACTTTTCAATACAGTAAACGCAGTTTGGCGCCGCATTTTATACGTAGTGATCATACGTGCTAGTCTCCCTTGATTGATCGGTATCGTTCAAGCGCTCggaaaattaattatattacgATTATACGAAAAAACAAGCGTCCCGTcaatgagtatatatatataatgagtATATATGAGTCCCGAATATGTATGAGAGTGCCAAAAGAACTGTCAGCAGGGGACATTGACAACATAATCAACCTTTACAATATGAAACAAAGAGATATTGCTTTGTAGATTGCTTTCACTTTCACTTTGATCTTgttatgtatatgcatatgatCAATTTATTAAAGAGGAAGGCAaagctttaatgatttttgcatttatacattttcccCTTTTTGCCCTTTTACGACGCGATTTTCCCCTCCTGACGGGCCCTGGCCCCATTCCcctaaaagtgaaaaaaaacactggactattatattacaacaacactgaattgtcaaaagaaaacataaaagggacacataaatgatatactggttaataccttttatttataacttaagtttTCCATGATAAACTGACGCTGATCGGCTTCTGTCAACTTTTCACTGCCATATTGGGTTAGCCACTATTAGTATatttatcctacgcagtgacCTCCCCTGTTGGGACATCAATATTCTTGATACATTATTCAtaaggttgattttttttcgactGTTTTCCTggttagtatatatatataaatgtatttgttttattaaaccttttaaaaaaccttatttatatgtgttcacatttttatcaaatattgatgcCCTTAACTGAAGATGActacctgatttcaaatgtgcATTTTATTAGTGGAGTTTAACCGGAACAGGTGCGCGTTATCTTTGCGCtaaatatacttagcgctgggatcttggctaggaaaacaacaagtggtaTATGGACGCGAAGAGTCGccaacacaaaaaatatcaaagactctgaagcggctgtttatatggactaggcCACaggtagctaaagaacttcagcgaacacgttgtATATTACCGTTTTggacgtgttcgctgaagagaacgccgtatccaaaccctaccaaaattcgtgacatttttatgtcacgctgttatttcacttgtatgcattgtacatgCAAAATAACTGTACCctcaggtaaatgaagtaaaatgtagttcacaaacacattttcaacaccaaaaaacgctttaaagcattttaataaatcctattacaagcattccttaactaggtcatagttgtgttcaaatttaatcatgtGACACcaaaattttcagaaaatacccatgtgacctacatttgacctcacaaatgtagtgtttattttgctgttattttttctatttcgaataattagtTAATAACTAATACCAAATTTGGAATAAACCAATTGTTTT
Proteins encoded in this window:
- the LOC128234392 gene encoding glucose dehydrogenase [FAD, quinone]-like is translated as MSFFKGTVVAVFAVIAYLFLTSSPAKERKNVIEGNPDYEYDYIVIGAGSAGSVVSSRLAEDSENKVLLLEAGGHYDEMEEFHIPLKFAKTLRTKHDWAYFVEPQTSSSLGLNGKRAYWPRGKVLGGTGMINAMQYTRGSPFDYDEWVAAGCTGWGYKDVLPYFMQSEDLQIDSLKNSPYHSTGGPIGISEGYVTDLSEKFMEAGQSLGYEITDYNGEDQRGFSTVQKFIRNGVRSSTGLDYVGKEKKNNLHVSLHSFVTKIDIQEKAAKGVYFIKNGRKLYAKARKEIVLSAGALSSPKILMLSGVGPKEQIKSFNIPIQADLPVGQNLQDHQVVFLLTNINRPLSITQSVEDSIWNKLNYAIRGQGPFATPGLDTSAFIHIDRSMEGRTHPDIQIIFWAKLLRDNIVNYNDKVAKEFFEHDPNQHGFTTVMCTARPFSKGVIKLKSADPFDDPLIDSQYYTDKRDIDAMIGGIRVWEKLMETPVMTQLGASVNRMKLSICSHLEFQSDAYWECFIRHLSVTEYHHSGTCKMGPAKDSRSVVDPQLRVIGIKNLRVVDASVFPNITSGNINAPTIMIAEKAADLIRGKDTVSHLRRKL